AGCAGCAGTTATTGCGAATGAAATAGAAGTGATTACTGAAGTTGTTTACCATTGGCGTGTTAGAGAGAATGAAAATAAACCTTCTATTACACAGCAGCAAATGAAACTAAAGAATACATTGGATAGGCTGGATGCTTTATCGTACAACAGACAATGGTTAATAACATCAGGTAGAGAAAAACGACTTATTGAAGAAAATGATTTGAAAAGTTTATTGGATGTTTTAAGACTTCATGTTAATAAGTATTCCTTAATTAAGAAGGAAGAAATGGAGGAATGGAAAGAAAGTGTCATTTCATTTTTAAAACAAATACCTTTAAACATTGTCGGAAAATTACCCGAGAAAGAAAAAGAATTATATAAGTTGTTAATGAATCGGAATTACTTGGATCTTATGCTGTTTTCTCAAATGTTAACGAACACCGAAAAAAATCCCATTGTTATTCAGAGGAAAAAAAGTTTCGTTCTTAAAGCAAAAGATAATACATACGAGGTGACTCATTACTTAAAACCAACTATGGTTGTAAGAAAAGTTGAACAGTTAAATTCGGAATGGAAGTTAAGTGGTGACTTAATTATACCTAAAGCTTCCTATAAAACTGATGGGAAGATTTTTATCATTAGTAGAAAAGAAAAAGATGTTATCTATTCAGGAAATGTAAACTTAAATCCCGTAACTGAAAATTCCTGTTATCCATATGAAAAGTTATTATTTCAAGTTAATTTAGATACAAAAGTATTTTTAAAATATAAAAACGATTATATCTTTGATTTCTATTTTCATTTAGAAGAATATCCAAGTTATGGTTCCGCACGGGTTAGGCTTGGGTCAAACACTAAATCCAAATTCAATATTAAGAATAGAAATAGAGCCATTTCTTTATATCGCACAAATTTTGGAAACTTGAGTATTAGGATTCAAAAATACCATGCGGTTAAACTCTTTTTAAAAAAATGTCTATCTTTTATTAAAAAATAAAAATTCTAAATATACTTTGTCAAAAATACATTTTGTAACTTGTAAATTCCCAAAAAATATATATAGTAATAAAAGGTAAGAATATTGAAGGAGGATTTATATGAAAAAAATAACCATAATTTTAATTACATTATTAATATTTAATTTAGCATTTCCTTCTCACTTATTAGCAGATAATAGTGCGAATGTTAGTGAAGTGGAATTTGAGGATTCAAATTATGACCTAGATAGTGATATAGAGAATGAATCGGAGGAAAGTCAGGAAGAAATAGAGGGGCAAACAGAAAATCTAGAGCAGGGAACGGAACCACAGACTGGTCTAAAAGAAGAGCAGGAAATAGAGCAGAATGTAAATCCGGAAACAGATTCGGAAAGTACCATTCATGAAACAGTGACAGAAACAGATAAGGAAACAGATAAGGAAAAAGATAAAGAAACGGATAATGAAATAGAGAAATCTGATGATGCGGAAATCAAAACTAACACAGAAAACAAGAGTTCTTTGAAGAGAAGTGTGCAAGTACATAATATACAAGCACTAAAAGAAACGGTAACTAGTAAACTGGGCCGTATTCAAACTATTAATGCTAAAATCTATAAAACTATAGGTCAGGAAGATACTAGTATTACGGCTGGTTCAACGTATACTAATAAAGTTTTTTATATTAAGAAGCAAGCTGAGGCAAATGGTCAAAATTATTATCTAATCAGTACTTTAGCCAGTAGCACAAACGGTGTTATTGGATGGGTGAAGGCGACGGATATGTGGGCACAAAATCACGTGGCTGTAGATCATGAACAAAAGACCTTCTATTTAAAAGGTACAGGGTGGTCATACACAGATGCCTGGGGCGCTTCTCAGGATGTAATATATAGCAATCTTTCTCAATACCGTAATCAGGAATTTAAGGTTAACCTAACGGAAAAGGTAGGGGACGCCATTTGGTATCGTGGCACTTTAAGCGGTAAATCAATGTGGATACAAGCTTATAATGTAAAAACATCATATGAAACTGAAACTAGTAAACTAGGTCATATACAAAGTGCTAATGCCAAAATTTATAAGAATATAGGTGAGGATTCTACTAGTATTAACGCAGGCTCGACCTATACGAATAAAGTTTTTTATATTAAGAAAGAAGTAGAGGTAAATGGCCAACACTATTATTTAATCAGTACAGTAGCTAGCAGTACGAATGGCGTTATTGGCTGGGTGAAAGCAACGGATATGTGGGCCCAAAATCATGTTGCTGTAGATCATGAACAAAAGACCTTTTATTTAAAAGGAACCGGCTGGTCATATACAGATGCGTGGGGAGCTTCTCAGAATGTGATTTATAACAATCTTTCCTCCTATATAAATCAGGAGTTTAAAGTTAACCTAACGGAAAAAGTAGGCGATGCCATTTGGTACCGTGGTATTTTAAATGGAAGAACAATGTGGATACAAGCATATAATGTACAAGTTCCAAAAGAAACTGAAACTAGTAAACTAGGGCACATTCAAAGTACCAATGCAAAAATTTATAACACTATAGGCGAGGATTCTACTAGTGTCACAGCCGGCTCAACATATACAAATAAAGTGTTTTATATTAAGAAACAAGCAGAGGTAAATGGCCAACACTATTATTTAATCAGTACAGTGGCTAGCAGTACGAACGGTGTTATTGGATGGGTGAAGGCAACGGATATGTGGGCCCAAAATCATGTGGCTGTAGATCATGAACAAAAAACCTTTTATTTAAAAGGAACCGGCTGGTCATACACAGATGCTTGGGGAGCTTTCCAGAACGTCATTTATAACAATCTATCAACTTATAGAAATCAGGAATTTAAGGTTAACCTAACCGAAAAAGTTGGAGATGCTATTTGGTATCGTGGTATTTTAAATGGTAAATCAATGTGGATACAAGCATATAATGTACAATCAACAGTAGAAACTGAAACTAGTAAACTAGGTCATATTCAAAGTGAGAATGCCAAGATTTATAAAAATGTTGGGGAGGATTCTACAAGTATCACTGCTGGCTCAACATATACGAATAAAGTGTTTTATATTAAGAAACAAGCTGAGTTAAACGGAGTAACTTATTATTTGATTAGCACATTAGCAAGCAGCACGAACGGCGTTATTGGATGGGTGAAAGCAACTGATATGTGGGCGCAAGATCACGTGGCTGTAAACCATGAACAAAAGACCTTCTATTTAAAAGGGACGGGCTGGTCATATACAGATGCATGGGGTGCCTCTCAGAATGTTATTTATAACAATCTTTATCAATACAGTAACCAGGAATTTAAGGTTAACCTAACGGAAAAAGTTGGAGATGCCATATGGTACCGTGGTACTTTAAATGGTAAATCAATGTGGATCCAAGCATACAATGTGAAAATATCAAAAGAAAGTATTACTAGTAAACTGGGTCATATTCAAAGTGCCGATGCAAAAATTTATAATAGTTTAGATGAGGATTCTAGTATTACGGCCGGCTCAACATATATGAATAAAGTATTTTATATTAAGAAACAAGCAAAGGCAAATGGCCAAAACTACTATTTAATCAGCACAGTAGCTAGCAGTACAAATGGCGTCATTGGATGGGTAAAAGCTGAGGATATGTGGGCGCAAAATCATGTGGCTGTAGATCATGAACAAAAGACTTTCTATTTGAAAGGAACCGGATGGTCATATACAGATGCTTGGGGAGCTTCCCAGAATGTTATTTATAATGATCTAACGCCCTATAGGAATCAGGAGTTTAAGGTTAATCTGACTGAAAAAGTGGGAGAAGCGATTTGGTATCGTGGAATTTTAAACGGAAGATCAATGTGGATTCAAGAATTTAATACTACCCGAATAAACGAAACATATTCAAATTATAATTTAACGGTAGATCGAATGACTGATATCCAAATGGCTGTTACTCCCCAAACAGATAAGAGATACATGTTATGGATTAGGGAAGATGCATTTGAAAGCATCATTGATGGACAAGGTGTTGTTAACAATAATAACTGGAATTTAAGAAGAGGCCCCGGTACCGATTATGCAGTAGGAGAACAGGTAAGAGGCGGCACAAAGTTACCATTATTCTCAAGCACTAAAGGAGTTGACGGGTATATATGGTATCACGTCAGAAACACTACTGGATGGGTCATACCCGATAGACTAGACTTAGCTTATTATTTAAAACCATCTAATTTCACTAGTAATCTAACAAGTAAGCTTCAGTTTTTAAAACTTTCAACTAGTGCATATATTAATGTCAATGAAGTAAATGAGAAAGTACTAAGAGGAAAAGGTATTCTAGAAGGAAAAGCACAGTTATTTGTGGATGGTGGAGAAGTATATGGAGTTAATGAAATCTATTTAATTTCACACGCTCTATTGGAAACGGGAAACGGTACTTCTGCTCTAGCAACGGGAATTCAATACAACGGAAAAACTGTTTATAATATGTATGGAATTGGAGCAAAGGATAGTTGTCCTTTGGAGTGCGGGGCAAAATATGCCTATGATGCTGGTTGGTTTACTCCAGAACTAGCTATAGTTGGTGGAGCAGCATTTGTAGGGAGAAACTATATTAATGTAGGACAAGATACGCTATATAAAATGCGTTGGAATCCATTTTTCGCCGCAAACAATGGGTATGCTTCTCATCAATATGCAACTGATATTGGATGGGCGTCCAAACAAACTTATAGAATGAATGAAATATATAATTTATTAGATTCATATAGCTTATTTTTTGATATACCCGTATACAGGTAGTTTATTGTTGTTTATTTTAGAGGAAAGATAATTTAATCTACCTTACTAGAACCCAACATTTCTATGGCCATATGCGTAAATTTCGCATATGGCATTTATTATAGAAAACTAGTTGGAAAATCTTCCCCTATGTATTTAAGTTGATATCATGTATAATGAAATAATAATATAGTTAATTAAAGTCTGAATAATACTCGATATAAAAATAGAATCACAAACGATACTATTAACGGAGGTTTTATATATGAGAAAGGTAATCACTTATGGAACATTTGATTTACTCCATACAGGACATATAAATATTTTACGTCGTGCAAAAGAACATGGTGACTACTTGATTGTAGCAATCTCATCAGATGAGTTTAATGCCCTTAAAGGTAAGAAGGCATATTATAGTTTTGAACAGCGTAAATTAATACTAGAAGCGATTCGCTATGTCGATGAAGTTATTCCAGAACATACCTGGGAACAAAAAATACACGACGTTAAAAAACATAATGTTGATGTATTTGTAATGGGGGATGACTGGGCAGGGAAATTCGACTTTTTAAAAGATGCATGTGAGGTTATCTATCTACCTAGAACAGTTGGAATATCAACTACAAAAATTAAGAAAGATTTAACCAAAAGTTATACAAGCTAACAAACAATATTCTTATACCAATAATCCCGCATCCTCTCACTTTTCTAAAGTAACGAGGATGCGGGTTATTTTGTTAGAAATATTACTAGGAATTTGTATGGTATTCAATATAGATCATTAACTTCGTTCTTTTTGTCCTTTATATTGGGAAACATAAATAATTCTCTGTTATACTTGTAAAGTATGTATAATGAATGAATTGAGGGAGCTTTAATGTTAACTAAGATAAAACGTCACAAATTGTTTTTGCTGCTCTTTAAAACCATATTCACAGTGGTGGGGCTTTTCCCGAAAAATAAAAGACTGATGGTATTTGAAAGTTTTCATGGTAAACAATACAGCGACAGTCCACGTGCTATTTATGAATATATGCAAAAGCATCATCCTAACTATAAGCTAGTATGGAGTATTGATAAAAACAGTGTAAAGCTTTTCGAATCATTCGACGTCCCTTATGTCCGACGTTTCACGTTAAAATGGTTTTTTACGAAGCCAAGGGCTCAGTTTTGGATTAATAATGTGCGTCTTCCCAAATGGATGCCCAAACCAAGAGGGACGGTGTATCTTCAAACATGGCACGGTACCCCTTTGAAAAAACTAGGGCTTGACATTGAAGAAGTTCATATGCCAGGTACTTCAACCAATATATATCGTAATAATATTATCAATGAATCTAATAGTTGGACATGTCTTGTTTCCCCGAATAGTTATTCAAGCGAAATATTTAAAAGAGCATTCAAGTTCAATGGAGAAATTATCGAAAGTGGATATCCGCGGAACGATATATTATATAATGCCGAACCAAGTCAAGTTCAAGAAATAAAAGAAAAGGTTGGAATATCTGGTAATAAGAAAGTCATTCTCTATGCGCCTACATGGCGGGATGATGATTTTTACAAAGTAGGTCAATATAAATTTACCTTTCAATTTGAATTAGATAAGATGAAGGAACGTTTTGGGGATGAATTCGTACTTCTGACAAGAATGCATTACCTTGTTGCTGAAAGTTTTGATTTCAGGGCTCACGGTGATTTCATTAAGGATGTCTCTTCATATCCTGATATAGCGGAATTGTATTTAGTAAGTGATATACTTATCACAGATTATTCATCAGTTTTTTTCGATTATGCGAATTTGAATCGTCCTGTTATTTTCTATATGTATGACTTAGAAGTTTATCGGGATCGACTCAGAGGTTTTTATTTTGACATTGAAAAAGACGCACCAGGTCCAATTGTTGAAAATGAAGAAGAATTATTTGATGCAATAGAGTATGCTTCAAAAAATGGACACGCTTCACCTGAATCGTTTGAAAAGTTTTGTAACCGTTTCTGTTATCTTGAAGACGGAAAAGCTACAAAACGCGTCGTTGAAACTTTACTAATACGATAAAATGAATTGAAGCATTAATGAAAAAGAAGAAATGATTGAATTTGCTGAACTCAAAAAATTATAGACTAACCAGTTAAATCCTTTTCAAATGAGATGGAGCTTTGAAATAATTAAATAGTTCGCACTGATACAATACGTATTAGTGTGAGCTTTTTATTTTTTGCATTTATTGTCGAAAGTTTTAAACCACCAAAAAAAGGACAACCTTATCAAAATATAGAATTAGATTTTTAGAGCTATTTTAAAGTTGACAAGGTAAATGGGGAATTGAGTAATATGAATTCTCACAGGTTATTTAAGAACATATGAAATACAACGAATAGGGGAGTACCGTGATAAATAAACTAAAACTATACTTAGTATTAATTCTGAAGACTCTGTCCAAGATCGTCTATTTAGATATTAGTTTCGTAATACCTATAAAGAAAAACCGGGTGGTGTTTGTTACACCCCGACACACTGAGCTCAAGGACAATCTCTACTATTTATATGAAGAGATGAAAAAGAGCAAGCCTAAGTTAGAGTATGTGATCATAACACGGAAAATTAATGAGGAAGGTACAAAATGGCGGAGATTCTTAGTGAAAATGTTCACGGATTATTATTATCTAGCAACAGCTCGCTACTTCATCCTTGATGATTATTATCTCCCGCTCTATTTCGTACGCGTGCGAAGAGGAACTGAGGTTATCCAACTCTGGCACGCATCAGGTCCGTTAAAACGCGTCGGACTGAGTTTGAGGGGGTATCCGGATGGCCCAAATGATAATTATCTTAAAGTAGTTCCGATTCATAGCAATTATGACAAGTTGATAGTGAACTCAGACGTCGAAATCGACTTTTACTCGGAAGCTTTTGGTATGGAGAAGACAAAAATATTGCCGCTGGGTTCACCAAGAACGGACATCCTTTTCATGAATGTACATGATACGACACGAAAAGAAAACTTCCTCATGAATCATCCACAGTATGAAAATAAAGAACTTGTTCTATGTGCACCAACGTTTAGGGGGAGAAGCACGAGTTCCAATCCTTACGTTCCCCATTTAGATTTAGAAAAATTAACACCGCAACTGTTAGAGGAAAATAAAGTATTGATCTTCAATTTACACCCTTACATGAATGAAAACGAAGAGTACATGAAGAATACAGATGAAAATGCAGTATTTTGGAATCGCAATGAATACACAATCGAAGAACTTCTTATGATATCTGATGCGTTAATTTCGGATTATTCATCCGTTATCTATGACTTTGCAATCCTAGAGAAACCAATTGCGTTGTATTGCTATGATTACGAGAAATACAACAAACAAAGAGGTTTTTATGTCGATATTAAGCAATTGCTGCCTGCCACTTACTTTGAAGAAGAGCGTAATTTAGTCAATTGGATTGTTTCGGACGCCAAAAATATAACTGAAGTAAAGCAGCTAAAAGAGAAAAACTTCAAATACCAAAATGGCCAAGCATCAAAAAGAATTATTGAGTCAATTTTTGATTAAAATTGACCTGTTAATTTTCGAATAAATTTACCAGTTAGTTTTTCGGGAAAACTAACCCATCCATCTTCCGGTAAATGAAATGGGGGAAATTATTATTGTTTAATCCAGATTATTATCTTGCCACTTCTCAATATCCATTAAAATTAGTATCTATCAAATGGGAACGAATTCAACTCAATTTGACGTTATCAATGGAAAATGAACCTTCAAACACCTTTGATTTCTACTTATTTCACCCACAAACCGAAAGAACGGTTTATTTTCGACAAGTCGAGTATATAGATGAGTTCATTCAATTGCGCATTAATCTTTCGATTGCTTGGGAAGATCAAACACCTATACCTTCTGGAAGGTGGATTGTTGTTGCGAAAGACCGTCTAACAGAGAACGTTTCTGTTGCGACAACTGCGGTTTCACTTATCGATTTTGTCACGACAGACCGAGATAATAATATGGATCATTATCGAAGGTTGTTTAATCAGCATTCTGATAACTATTACAGCGTTCGTCCAATGGCTAATGACGGAAATAAGCTGTTCTATTTGGGGATTTTTAATAAAGTTGAACATACTAAAACAAAACGTGAAATTTCTCGGGAAATATATCGAAAAAAACGGAATGAAAGAAGTTTAAGGGTTAGGCGTAAGATATTCGACCTAATTTATAAATTATCTGGTCGACTTTTTGGAATAAAAGATAATCAAATCCTTTTCACATCCGACTCGCGGGCAGTTATTGGAGGGAATCTGAAGTTCGTTTACGATAAAATCATTAAACGGAAATTAGATGATAAGTTCGAACTGAAGGTGCTGTTTAAAGAAAACATAACAAGCCGACGTAAATTTCTAGACAAGTTCAAGCTGCCTTATTACCTTGCTACATCGAAAACAATCCTATTAGATGACTTTCATCCGATGCTCTACAATGTTGAATTTGATAAATCCCAAAACATCATCCAATTATGGCATGCATCTGGACCATTTAAAACAGTTGGTTATTCGCGAGTGGGTAAATCTGGGGGGCCAACGATCAATGCCCACTCGCATAAAATTTATACAAGCGCAATCGTCGCGTCGGAACATTCGATTCCATTTTATGCGGAAGCTTTTGGTATGCAGGAAACTGATGTCTACCCGACTGGGATTCCGAGAATCGATCCTTTCTTCGACGAGGCATATAAAGAGAAGATTAGAAATAAAATGTACAAGGCGTTTCCGAAAGCGAAGAACGCTAACGTAATTTTGTTCGCACCAACCTTTCGGGGAAGTGGACCCAAAACCGCCTATTATCCGATGGTCCAAATCCATCTTGAAAGTCTCGCGGACTATGCGCGGAAAAACAACTCAGTCATTATCTTCAAGCTGCACCCTTTTGTTCGGGACAAAATTGTAATTCCTGAAAAATATGAGGATGTGTTTATCGATGCTTTTAATTACCGGGAAATAAATGATATTTTACTAATTTCGGATGTTCTCATTACAGATTATTCATCGGTTGTTTTCGAGTATTCATTGTTAAATAAACCGATGATTTTCTACGCATTTGATTTTCATCACTATATTTCAAGTCGTGATTTTTATGAAGGTTTTCAAGACTTTGTCCCGGGAAAAATCGTGATGAACTTCAGTGAGCTCATGAAAGCATTGGAAGAACAAGATTACGAGATGGATAAGGTGCAACGATTCCGAGACAAGTATTTCAAATATCATGATTCAAATTCGACTGACCGTGTCATTGATTGGTTAATTTTAGACAAGTTTCCGGAAGATATACCGAGGGGACCTAGACAAAAGCTTTTATAGGGAAAATGAGAAGGGGTGGACATGTATGATTTCATTAGTTCTGTTATCCAGTGGATCAGGTTCTAGAATGGAAAATAGTGTTCCGAAACAATATTTAAGCTTAGGCGGTAAACCGATTATCATTCACACCTTAGAGCGATTAGCCAAAGTGAAGGAAATTAATGAGGTGGTGATTTGTTGCACAGAAAAATATATGGAACACATCGCGCAACTTATCGAAAACCATTGCCCGCAGTTGAATTATAAATTAGTCAAAGGGGGCAAAACGCGACAAGAATCGACTTGGAACGGCATACAAGTTTGCGAGAATGAAAGTGTCATGATTCACGAAGCTGCAAGGCCATTTGTGAAGATTAAGGAATTTGAGCGACTAGCTGTTGAAGAAAGTGAAAATGCGATTTACGGTATTGAAATTCCATTTACTGTATTAAAGGGTAACGGACAAATCGATGAAACATTAGATCGCGAGCAACTCGTGAATGTTCAATTGCCGCAAAAATTTAATCGGGATAAATTGATAGATGCATTTGAACAAGCCCATGCCCAGAACAAGAAGTTCACAGAAGATGCAAGTCTCTTTTTCGAATACAATACAAATGATGCCGTAAAGATACTAGAAGGCACGGTTCACAATATGAAAATAACGTACCCGATGGACCTAGTCATTGGCGAAACCATTTACCGCGAATATGTATTGGGGAGTGAGACGAATTGACAACGGCTATCGTTACAGGGGCAAGTCGAGGAATTGGTCGAGCCGCGGCAATTGAAATGAGTAACAATCCTGAAGTGAATAATATTGTATTAATCGCTCGAGATGAAGTTAAACTTTCAGAAACGATAAAATTGTTAAATCCACGGGTACGTGTGCGTGCGATTGTCTATGATTTTTCATCGCAGGCAGGGATTCCAAGAATGGTGAAAGAAATATACGATGAATTCGGTTCAATCGATTGGTTATTAAATATCGCAGGGTATACGGATCCCAAATCACTCCTAGATACTACACTTGCTAGCATGGAAAGGACTTATAGAATAAACGTCTTTTCATTAGTTGAAATGACGAAAGAGTGCGTAAAGTATATGAAGCAAAACGAACAGTCGAAAATCTTGAATGTCGCATCGACCGCGGGCATGACACCGCGACCTGGGTGGCTTTCCTATGCTTCTTCCAAATCTGCCGTCATCAGCATTTCAGAAACACTCGCTCAGGAGCTATCGGAGTACAATATCCTTGTGTATTGCATATCGCCTGGAAGAGCCGCAACGGATTTACGAAAAAAATTAGCACCCGAGGAAGATCCAACAACAATCATGCAACCTGCGCATGTCGCAAAAGTAATCGGCAACCTAATGCGAATGACCGAACACTGTCTAGATGGACAAAATATGGTTGTACGGAAACAAGTGAAATAAAAAAAGCGTCCAATACACTACACCGTATTGGGCGCTTCTATTTTATTTTGAAAATCTCTCTTTAACCACATGCATCAAAAATATTGGAATTTTCATCATCCGCCCGGCTCGCGTAGGCTGCGTGAGCAGTCGATACAGCCACTCCAAATTATTACTAGTCCAGAACTTAGGCGCACGCTTAACATTCCCAGAAAGCACGTCCAAGCTTCCCCCGACGCCGACCAATACCGACGTTGGGAATAAATCCTTATACTTCGCAATCCACCGTTCCTGAAGCGGGGCACCCATCGCAACGAAAACGAAATCGGGTTTAGTTTCAGCAATTTCACTCGCAACCAACGGCCCTTTATTCGTATAACCATCCATATAGCCCGCCACTTTCAAACCGCGATATTCAGCCTTAGCATTTTTCGCAGCTTGTTCGGCAACACCAGGTTTCGCTCCGAAAAAGTAAACAGTTTTACCATGTCTATTCGCATATGCTAAAAAGTCATGCATCAACTCATAACCAGGCAACTTCTCGCGCAGGGGGGCTCTCAGTATTTTCGACGCAATCAAAACACCAATACCATCCGCGACAATATAATCTGCAGAAGTAACCGCTTCTTTATAGGAGGTTGAATCTTTGGTCATCATAATAATTTCCGGATTTGCCGTAACGAAAAACAAATTCCCATCAGGCATTTGAAAATGGTCATCGATTTCTTGTAGCAATTCTACTTTATTTATATTTGCAATTGGAACATCCAATATCTTTATTTCATCCATCGTGAAGATCTCCTTTTAAAGGGAAGTAATAAGTCCCTTATAGTTATAACATACATAGGCTCGTCAAATCGAGCAAATCTAGATAAAATATGAAAGAGAGGAAGTGGTATGAAACTATTATTTAGGATACTTGATACCTATTTGATAATCGTAATCATAACTACATTGGATAGAACCCTTAATCAAAGCATTATAGCAAAGGGCGCGTCCAATGACTATACAGATTAACAGTTCCTAATTGTTTAACCAGGAGTGGGTTAATGCAAGGCGGTTAGCCTTCGTAACAACTTTCTACCAACCGGGTTTGACATTCCAGTAATCACCAAGGTGTTGGGGAATTATGATTTTTGTTGAAGAAAAAATAGAAGTGACACAAAACTCTACAGTTTTAGGTGGATGACAAAAAAACGTACCCAAAATGATATGCGGGTACGCTTACGTATTTTTGAATCAAACCAATCTAATCTGCATTTTCATCTTCAACTCCAGTCGAATTATCCGGTTCTTCATCAGCGGTTGTCGAAAGCACATTCATTTGTTCAAGCGCTTGTTCATAAATCGCATTCAAAGTAGCGGCAATCTTGGCTTGTTCATCACTATTATCAATGCTCATATTCCTAAGTAGGTCATCCGCATAACTACGTAGTCGATCAACCCGAAGCGCAATTTCATCCTGCGTAAATTGAGCGAGCTCGTCCTCAGCAAGCTGAATTTCCGTCTGTAACCCTTTTTTTAATTCCGCCATAAGTAACTCTTTTTCATTTGTAATAGCCTTATCTATTTGATTAATCGATTCCGTCTTTTTAGCATTGAACCAATTGGTCAACACACTATTAATATCTTGACCCGCGAAAGCTGACTTCACACCACTGCCAATACTAATACTTAAAAATAAGGCTCCGACCACAATCAATATTCTTTTAAGCATCAGCCTAATTTTAAAAATGGTGAGTTTATCCTTCATAGATATTCCTCCAATTAAAAGAATAAGGACCTCTGAATAATAAGGTCCCTATAACTTATTAACAGTCCGTTTAAATCCCGTCTACTAAATTTTGCATTTCATTTATTGCGTCCTCTACCATTCCATTTGCTTTGTTTTCGATAAGAACTTGTTGTTCTTCAACTAGTTCAGTGGTCAAGTCTGAAATAGCAGTGCGGGTATCGGCAATCGATGAATTAATTGACGTTTTAATCTCCTCGAGAGTGGCCCCTGATTTATTAGCAATCTGTACGAGAAGTTCAGCCTTGGCATCATCAATAGCCTTTTGTACTTTTTTTAGTGATTCATCAGCAGTGTAATTAAGTTGATCTTCCATAAAGTTTAATATGCTGGTGCCAAAGGTACCAATTTGAGACGAAATTTGCGAGCTTGAATTTCTTTTTAAATCTCCCGTAGATTTCATGATTTTATTCTCTGCTTCCTCTTTAAGTCGGTTGAATTCGTTGTCCATGTAGTTTTCAATTTCCTCTTGTGTTCCTTCTATTGATTCGACATGTTCAGAGGCTGTACCTTCAATAGTTGATATTGCTTCTGATACCGAGGCCTCTCTTGTATTTCTTATGTTGGCTTT
This genomic window from Sporosarcina sp. Marseille-Q4063 contains:
- a CDS encoding CDP-glycerol glycerophosphotransferase family protein: MLTKIKRHKLFLLLFKTIFTVVGLFPKNKRLMVFESFHGKQYSDSPRAIYEYMQKHHPNYKLVWSIDKNSVKLFESFDVPYVRRFTLKWFFTKPRAQFWINNVRLPKWMPKPRGTVYLQTWHGTPLKKLGLDIEEVHMPGTSTNIYRNNIINESNSWTCLVSPNSYSSEIFKRAFKFNGEIIESGYPRNDILYNAEPSQVQEIKEKVGISGNKKVILYAPTWRDDDFYKVGQYKFTFQFELDKMKERFGDEFVLLTRMHYLVAESFDFRAHGDFIKDVSSYPDIAELYLVSDILITDYSSVFFDYANLNRPVIFYMYDLEVYRDRLRGFYFDIEKDAPGPIVENEEELFDAIEYASKNGHASPESFEKFCNRFCYLEDGKATKRVVETLLIR
- a CDS encoding CDP-glycerol glycerophosphotransferase family protein, with the translated sequence MINKLKLYLVLILKTLSKIVYLDISFVIPIKKNRVVFVTPRHTELKDNLYYLYEEMKKSKPKLEYVIITRKINEEGTKWRRFLVKMFTDYYYLATARYFILDDYYLPLYFVRVRRGTEVIQLWHASGPLKRVGLSLRGYPDGPNDNYLKVVPIHSNYDKLIVNSDVEIDFYSEAFGMEKTKILPLGSPRTDILFMNVHDTTRKENFLMNHPQYENKELVLCAPTFRGRSTSSNPYVPHLDLEKLTPQLLEENKVLIFNLHPYMNENEEYMKNTDENAVFWNRNEYTIEELLMISDALISDYSSVIYDFAILEKPIALYCYDYEKYNKQRGFYVDIKQLLPATYFEEERNLVNWIVSDAKNITEVKQLKEKNFKYQNGQASKRIIESIFD
- the ispD gene encoding 2-C-methyl-D-erythritol 4-phosphate cytidylyltransferase, with amino-acid sequence MISLVLLSSGSGSRMENSVPKQYLSLGGKPIIIHTLERLAKVKEINEVVICCTEKYMEHIAQLIENHCPQLNYKLVKGGKTRQESTWNGIQVCENESVMIHEAARPFVKIKEFERLAVEESENAIYGIEIPFTVLKGNGQIDETLDREQLVNVQLPQKFNRDKLIDAFEQAHAQNKKFTEDASLFFEYNTNDAVKILEGTVHNMKITYPMDLVIGETIYREYVLGSETN
- a CDS encoding SDR family oxidoreductase — encoded protein: MTTAIVTGASRGIGRAAAIEMSNNPEVNNIVLIARDEVKLSETIKLLNPRVRVRAIVYDFSSQAGIPRMVKEIYDEFGSIDWLLNIAGYTDPKSLLDTTLASMERTYRINVFSLVEMTKECVKYMKQNEQSKILNVASTAGMTPRPGWLSYASSKSAVISISETLAQELSEYNILVYCISPGRAATDLRKKLAPEEDPTTIMQPAHVAKVIGNLMRMTEHCLDGQNMVVRKQVK
- a CDS encoding CDP-glycerol glycerophosphotransferase family protein, yielding MFNPDYYLATSQYPLKLVSIKWERIQLNLTLSMENEPSNTFDFYLFHPQTERTVYFRQVEYIDEFIQLRINLSIAWEDQTPIPSGRWIVVAKDRLTENVSVATTAVSLIDFVTTDRDNNMDHYRRLFNQHSDNYYSVRPMANDGNKLFYLGIFNKVEHTKTKREISREIYRKKRNERSLRVRRKIFDLIYKLSGRLFGIKDNQILFTSDSRAVIGGNLKFVYDKIIKRKLDDKFELKVLFKENITSRRKFLDKFKLPYYLATSKTILLDDFHPMLYNVEFDKSQNIIQLWHASGPFKTVGYSRVGKSGGPTINAHSHKIYTSAIVASEHSIPFYAEAFGMQETDVYPTGIPRIDPFFDEAYKEKIRNKMYKAFPKAKNANVILFAPTFRGSGPKTAYYPMVQIHLESLADYARKNNSVIIFKLHPFVRDKIVIPEKYEDVFIDAFNYREINDILLISDVLITDYSSVVFEYSLLNKPMIFYAFDFHHYISSRDFYEGFQDFVPGKIVMNFSELMKALEEQDYEMDKVQRFRDKYFKYHDSNSTDRVIDWLILDKFPEDIPRGPRQKLL